A portion of the Adhaeribacter radiodurans genome contains these proteins:
- the ccoN gene encoding cytochrome-c oxidase, cbb3-type subunit I: MLTQTITLPNQPLYAEQDSLLDKFFYDNKIVRDFGYATLFWGVAGMLIGVIIAFQLARPEMNMGTQYTTFGRVRPLHTNAVIFAFVGNGIFMGVYYSLQRLCKTRMYSDKLSKIHFWAWQLIIVSAVITLPLGYTSSKEYAELEWPIDIAITLVWVVFGWNMFGTILQRRERHLYVGIWFYIATFLTVAVLHIVNSFAIPVTFLKSYSAYAGVQDALVQWWYGHNAVAFFLTTPYLGMMYYFLPKAANRPVYSYRLSIIHFWSLIFIYIWAGPHHLLYTSLPDWAQSLGVVFSVMLLAPSWGGMINGLLTLRGAWDKVREEPVLKFMVVAITAYGMATFEGPMLSLKNVNAIAHFTDWIVAHVHVGALGWNGFLTFGILYWLLPRIFQTKLYSKKLANTHFWLGTLGILFYAIPMYWAGFTQGLMWKQFTKEGLLQYPNFLETVLQLVPMYYMRGIGGVLYLSGVFVMIYNVVKTVKQGTLLANEEAHAAPLMPAVKGPHHDGHWHRWIERRPIQLAVWATVAILIGGAVEMIPTFLIDSNVPTIAAVKPYTSLELQGRDVYIREGCVNCHTQMVRPFRSETERYGEYSKAGEFVYDRPFLWGSKRTGPDLHRVGGKYPHSWHYHHMLDPTSMSPGSIMPPYPWLFDQTLDISTTEAKINALRKLGTPYPEGYEKQANDDLKKQAEKIAAELALEKIEVKPDKEIVALIAYLQRLGTDIKVKEAK, from the coding sequence TGGATAAATTCTTTTACGATAATAAGATTGTCCGCGACTTTGGTTATGCTACCCTTTTCTGGGGGGTGGCCGGTATGCTCATCGGGGTTATTATTGCCTTTCAGCTGGCCCGCCCCGAAATGAATATGGGTACCCAGTATACCACGTTTGGTCGGGTACGGCCCCTGCATACCAACGCGGTGATTTTCGCCTTTGTGGGCAATGGTATTTTTATGGGGGTGTATTACTCCCTGCAACGCCTTTGTAAAACCCGGATGTACTCCGATAAGCTGAGTAAAATTCACTTCTGGGCCTGGCAGCTCATTATTGTGTCGGCGGTAATTACCTTGCCGCTGGGCTACACTTCTTCTAAAGAATACGCCGAGTTGGAATGGCCCATTGATATTGCCATTACTTTGGTTTGGGTGGTATTCGGCTGGAATATGTTTGGTACTATTCTGCAACGCCGCGAGCGCCACTTATATGTGGGTATCTGGTTTTACATTGCTACTTTTTTAACTGTAGCGGTGCTGCACATTGTAAACTCTTTTGCTATTCCGGTTACTTTCTTAAAAAGCTATTCAGCTTATGCCGGGGTGCAGGATGCGTTGGTGCAGTGGTGGTACGGCCATAACGCGGTGGCATTTTTCTTAACCACGCCTTACCTGGGCATGATGTATTACTTCTTACCCAAAGCCGCTAACCGCCCGGTATATTCCTATCGCTTATCCATTATTCACTTCTGGTCTTTGATTTTTATTTACATCTGGGCTGGTCCGCACCATTTGTTATATACCTCTTTGCCCGATTGGGCGCAAAGTTTAGGGGTAGTTTTCTCGGTAATGTTGCTGGCACCAAGCTGGGGCGGGATGATTAACGGCCTCTTAACCCTGCGCGGCGCCTGGGATAAAGTACGCGAAGAGCCGGTACTTAAATTCATGGTAGTAGCAATTACCGCTTACGGCATGGCTACTTTCGAAGGTCCGATGCTTTCTTTGAAAAACGTAAATGCCATTGCCCACTTCACCGACTGGATTGTAGCCCACGTACATGTTGGCGCCCTAGGTTGGAACGGTTTCTTGACTTTCGGTATCCTGTATTGGTTGTTGCCCCGCATTTTCCAGACCAAATTATACTCTAAAAAATTAGCTAACACCCACTTCTGGTTAGGCACGCTGGGTATTTTGTTCTACGCCATCCCGATGTACTGGGCTGGGTTTACCCAAGGTTTAATGTGGAAACAGTTTACCAAAGAAGGTTTGCTGCAATATCCTAACTTCCTCGAAACCGTGCTGCAATTAGTACCCATGTATTATATGCGCGGTATAGGCGGGGTGTTGTACCTGAGCGGTGTGTTCGTGATGATTTACAACGTGGTAAAAACCGTAAAACAAGGTACTTTATTAGCGAACGAAGAAGCGCATGCCGCCCCGTTAATGCCAGCCGTAAAAGGTCCGCACCACGATGGTCACTGGCACCGCTGGATTGAGCGCCGCCCCATACAATTAGCCGTTTGGGCAACCGTTGCCATCCTGATTGGGGGAGCCGTGGAAATGATTCCGACATTCCTGATTGACTCGAACGTACCCACTATTGCCGCCGTGAAGCCTTATACTTCTCTGGAATTACAAGGTCGCGACGTGTATATCCGGGAAGGCTGCGTGAACTGCCACACCCAAATGGTACGGCCGTTCCGCTCCGAAACCGAGCGCTACGGCGAGTATTCCAAAGCCGGCGAATTCGTGTACGACCGTCCGTTCTTGTGGGGCTCTAAACGTACCGGGCCGGATTTGCACCGGGTAGGAGGGAAGTACCCGCACAGCTGGCACTACCACCACATGCTAGACCCTACCAGCATGTCGCCGGGTTCTATTATGCCGCCTTACCCTTGGTTGTTTGATCAAACCCTGGATATCTCGACTACCGAAGCTAAAATCAACGCCTTACGCAAATTAGGCACTCCTTATCCGGAAGGCTACGAAAAACAGGCCAACGACGACCTGAAAAAGCAGGCCGAAAAAATAGCCGCAGAACTAGCCCTGGAAAAAATCGAAGTAAAACCGGATAAAGAAATCGTCGCCCTGATTGCCTACCTGCAACGCCTGGGTACCGACATTAAAGTGAAAGAAGCAAAATAG